One stretch of Paenibacillus sp. FSL R5-0341 DNA includes these proteins:
- a CDS encoding RNA pseudouridine synthase — protein MSEHRHDHDAIPILFEDNHLLGITKPVNVPTQEDASGDQDLLTLLKQDLKERYNKPGNVYLGLVHRLDRPVGGAMIFAKTSKAASRLSETVRGRHFRKIYAAVVHGKLPAQQGTLKHTLLKDARTNTVTVVPKGTAGGKDAVLDYRVIGETDRYSLVHIELHTGRSHQIRVQMKEIGCPLFGDQKYGASVNKPGQQIALWSVIAAFPHPVTKEEVILQSLPAREFPWAEWPAAVYQKAFGQPL, from the coding sequence ATGTCAGAACATCGGCATGATCACGATGCGATTCCGATTTTGTTTGAAGACAACCATTTATTAGGTATTACGAAGCCTGTCAATGTACCTACTCAGGAAGATGCATCAGGCGATCAAGATTTGCTAACATTGCTGAAGCAGGATCTGAAAGAGCGATATAACAAACCCGGCAATGTCTATCTCGGGTTAGTGCACCGACTTGACCGTCCTGTTGGAGGGGCAATGATCTTCGCCAAAACATCCAAAGCAGCTTCGAGATTGTCCGAGACTGTAAGGGGACGTCATTTCCGTAAAATATATGCGGCTGTTGTTCATGGCAAGTTGCCTGCACAGCAGGGAACGTTAAAGCACACGCTGCTGAAAGATGCACGCACGAATACCGTTACGGTTGTGCCTAAGGGTACAGCTGGCGGTAAGGATGCCGTTCTGGATTACAGAGTTATTGGGGAGACAGACCGATATAGCCTCGTTCATATCGAACTGCACACTGGCAGATCTCATCAAATTAGGGTGCAAATGAAAGAAATCGGCTGTCCCCTCTTCGGAGATCAGAAATACGGTGCAAGCGTGAATAAACCGGGGCAACAGATTGCTCTATGGTCTGTGATTGCAGCTTTTCCCCATCCGGTTACCAAGGAAGAAGTTATTTTGCAGTCCTTGCCTGCAAGAGAATTTCCTTGGGCAGAATGGCCAGCTGCTGTGTACCAAAAAGCTTTTGGACAACCTTTATAA
- a CDS encoding class I SAM-dependent methyltransferase, with protein MYVAKNWKDYEVIDTGGGEKLERWGDVILRRPDPQIIWPLEQETNEWRQAHGHYHRSSSGGGNWDMKKPIPERWTIGYENLKFHIKPTSFKHTGLFPEQAANWSWMMDKISNAGRPISVLNLFAYTGGATVAAAYAGASVVHVDAAKGMVQWAKENVQLSGLADRPVRFITDDVFKFVQREQRRGNRYDAIIMDPPSYGRGPNGETWKLEENLYPFLKSCMTILSDNPLFMLVNSYTTGISSTVLRNMLTMTMSSQYGGQITAGEIGLPITRSGLDLPCGILGRWES; from the coding sequence ATGTACGTAGCTAAGAATTGGAAGGACTATGAAGTAATCGATACAGGAGGCGGCGAGAAACTGGAGCGTTGGGGAGATGTCATTTTACGCAGACCCGATCCTCAGATCATCTGGCCCCTTGAGCAAGAGACTAATGAATGGCGTCAGGCGCATGGTCACTACCATCGTAGCTCCTCCGGTGGCGGTAACTGGGATATGAAAAAGCCCATTCCCGAACGTTGGACGATCGGATATGAAAACCTGAAATTCCATATTAAACCGACCAGCTTCAAACATACCGGCCTGTTCCCTGAACAAGCGGCTAACTGGAGCTGGATGATGGATAAAATCTCCAATGCAGGTCGCCCAATTTCGGTGCTGAACCTGTTTGCATATACAGGAGGAGCTACTGTGGCCGCTGCTTATGCAGGCGCTTCTGTCGTTCATGTGGATGCAGCTAAAGGCATGGTTCAATGGGCCAAGGAAAATGTTCAATTATCCGGACTGGCTGATCGCCCTGTTCGTTTTATTACAGATGATGTATTCAAATTCGTACAACGGGAACAACGGCGCGGGAATCGTTATGACGCTATAATTATGGACCCTCCTTCTTATGGCCGTGGTCCGAATGGAGAGACATGGAAGCTGGAAGAGAACCTTTATCCTTTCCTGAAGTCATGCATGACGATCTTGTCGGATAATCCATTATTCATGCTGGTTAACTCCTACACTACGGGCATCTCCTCCACGGTTCTGCGCAACATGCTGACCATGACGATGTCTTCCCAGTACGGTGGTCAAATTACTGCAGGTGAAATTGGTCTGCCGATCACACGCAGTGGTCTTGATCTGCCTTGTGGTATTCTGGGCCGTTGGGAGTCCTAA
- a CDS encoding MGMT family protein, with amino-acid sequence MTPFTKQVIAIIAAIPEGKVMTYGQIAAHAGSPRAARQVVRILHSMSRKERLPWHRVVNAKGEISIPDEHSRMMQESELISEGVEFQLNGTINLKQFGHEPDPVFLLDPSVQPE; translated from the coding sequence ATGACCCCGTTTACCAAACAAGTCATTGCAATCATCGCCGCGATTCCTGAAGGTAAAGTGATGACTTACGGTCAGATTGCAGCCCACGCTGGAAGTCCAAGAGCCGCGAGACAAGTCGTACGTATTCTGCACTCGATGAGCCGCAAGGAACGTCTGCCCTGGCACCGTGTCGTCAACGCAAAAGGCGAAATCTCCATACCGGACGAACACTCGCGCATGATGCAGGAATCAGAACTGATTAGCGAGGGTGTAGAGTTTCAACTGAACGGAACCATCAACCTCAAACAGTTCGGACATGAGCCCGATCCTGTATTTCTTCTCGATCCATCGGTTCAGCCCGAATAA